One Orrella dioscoreae genomic window carries:
- a CDS encoding GAF domain-containing protein, whose amino-acid sequence MFEPFSFSSPDKPGQYAELIQQARALFDGEHDCIANAANLASLVYGALPDLNWAGFYFFDGTELVLGPFHGKPACVRIPLSRGVCGAAASQGVTQVVPDVHAFPGHIACDAASRSEIVVPLLRGGALLGVWDVDSPVPGRFDEEDRQGMEALCQVYLDSLAPAA is encoded by the coding sequence ATGTTCGAACCCTTTTCCTTCTCCTCGCCCGACAAGCCGGGCCAGTATGCCGAGCTGATCCAGCAGGCCCGCGCGCTCTTCGACGGCGAGCATGACTGCATCGCCAACGCCGCCAACCTGGCGTCGCTGGTCTACGGCGCCTTGCCTGATCTCAACTGGGCAGGCTTCTATTTCTTCGACGGCACCGAGCTGGTGCTCGGCCCCTTCCACGGCAAACCCGCCTGCGTGCGCATTCCCTTGTCCCGGGGTGTCTGCGGCGCGGCTGCCAGCCAGGGCGTCACGCAAGTGGTGCCCGACGTGCATGCCTTCCCGGGCCACATCGCCTGCGATGCGGCGTCGCGTTCCGAGATCGTGGTGCCCTTGCTGCGCGGCGGCGCCTTGCTGGGCGTGTGGGATGTCGACAGCCCCGTGCCCGGCCGTTTCGACGAGGAAGACCGGCAGGGCATGGAAGCCCTGTGCCAGGTCTACCTGGACAGCCTGGCGCCCGCAGCCTGA
- a CDS encoding aminotransferase-like domain-containing protein — protein MDQPYDPACTYSERARLLTSSAIREILKITERPDIISFAGGLPSPDGFPVDVVRAAYDKVLSTQGRSALQYGPTEGYGPLRAWVAEDLSRQGARVGPDNILILSGSQQGLDLLGKVLIDPGSKVLVETPSYLGALQSFSLYQPRYVSVPSDAGGLQPESLTPALAQGGRFLYALPNFQNPTGRTLDRQRRNALVEATARLNLPLVEDDPYGELRYAGEPQPGLLALGQEAGANVIRMGSFSKVLAPGLRLGYLAAAPSLINKLVQAKQATDLHTATLTQMAVHEIVKDGFLAGHLPAVRELYRQQCTHMLDAMSQHFPQTVRWDTPEGGMFIWVTLPAHIDSTRLLEQAVARGVAFVPGAPFYAGDPQHNTLRLSFVTVSEARIREGVRILGELISAYPQA, from the coding sequence TTGGACCAGCCCTACGACCCCGCCTGCACCTATTCCGAACGCGCCCGCCTGCTGACCAGCTCGGCCATCCGGGAAATCCTGAAGATCACCGAAAGACCCGACATCATTTCCTTCGCGGGCGGCCTGCCCTCGCCTGACGGGTTCCCGGTGGACGTGGTGCGCGCGGCCTACGACAAGGTGCTGTCCACCCAAGGCCGCAGCGCCCTGCAATACGGCCCCACCGAGGGCTACGGGCCCTTGCGCGCCTGGGTGGCCGAGGACCTGAGCCGCCAGGGCGCGCGGGTCGGCCCCGACAACATCCTGATCCTGTCAGGCTCGCAGCAGGGCCTGGACCTGCTGGGCAAGGTGCTGATCGATCCGGGCAGCAAGGTGCTGGTCGAAACCCCCAGCTATCTTGGCGCGCTGCAATCGTTCAGCCTGTACCAGCCCCGCTATGTGTCAGTGCCCTCCGACGCAGGCGGCCTGCAGCCCGAGTCGCTGACGCCCGCGCTGGCCCAAGGCGGACGCTTCCTGTACGCCCTGCCCAACTTCCAGAATCCCACCGGCCGCACGCTGGACCGCCAACGCCGCAACGCGCTGGTGGAGGCCACGGCCCGCCTGAACCTGCCGCTGGTGGAAGACGATCCCTACGGCGAACTGCGCTATGCCGGCGAGCCCCAGCCCGGGCTCCTGGCGCTGGGACAGGAAGCCGGCGCGAACGTGATCCGCATGGGCTCGTTCTCGAAGGTGCTGGCGCCAGGGCTGCGGCTTGGCTACCTGGCCGCCGCGCCCTCGCTCATCAACAAGCTGGTGCAGGCCAAGCAGGCCACCGACCTGCACACCGCCACGCTCACGCAGATGGCCGTGCACGAGATCGTGAAGGATGGTTTCCTGGCGGGCCACCTGCCCGCCGTGCGTGAGCTGTATCGCCAGCAGTGCACGCACATGCTGGATGCGATGTCGCAGCATTTCCCCCAGACCGTGCGCTGGGACACGCCCGAGGGCGGCATGTTCATCTGGGTGACGCTGCCCGCGCACATCGACAGCACGCGCCTGCTGGAGCAGGCCGTGGCGCGTGGCGTGGCCTTCGTGCCGGGCGCGCCGTTCTATGCGGGCGACCCGCAGCACAACACCCTGCGCCTGAGCTTCGTGACGGTGTCGGAGGCGCGCATCCGCGAAGGGGTGCGCATCCTGGGCGAGCTGATCTCGGCCTATCCGCAGGCCTAG
- a CDS encoding helix-turn-helix domain-containing protein, producing the protein MPLASPLAELASQDRLASLTRTDIGEASQQAAMLDCVERRYYQTASGSYHGRFERFAVSGLSFCRESQCRSIMRLVAMPDDLVTLFLPSDRSAMRVGVRELGPGTVAFQPGGSQFDVYTRGESEVAFLLVDAQRFQRAALGMDEALWASRLAQGGLLHLRNQDFLRQVVSQALQAAPQWLSTDQNADWQDSLARATLSALLQELGAAADAQEPGGRAFLGHLHAWRMASRARDFIEASVHRRLTVMDVCLELGVSRRTLQDVFHRVLDMNPVAYLRMVRLNRARQELCNPGLPLPTVGEIAARWGFLHPSQFSVDYQRMFGELPSQTLRRSAGLPGVAPRAAALWPAGRAGAHDARGR; encoded by the coding sequence ATGCCGCTCGCTTCACCCCTGGCCGAGCTTGCCTCGCAGGATCGCCTTGCCAGCCTGACCCGCACCGACATCGGCGAGGCCAGCCAGCAGGCGGCCATGCTCGATTGCGTCGAGCGCCGCTATTACCAGACCGCGTCCGGCAGCTACCACGGCAGGTTCGAACGCTTCGCGGTCTCGGGCCTTTCCTTCTGTCGCGAATCGCAATGCCGTTCGATCATGCGGCTGGTTGCCATGCCAGATGATCTCGTCACGCTGTTCCTGCCCAGCGACCGCTCCGCGATGCGGGTCGGCGTGCGCGAACTGGGACCGGGCACCGTCGCCTTCCAGCCCGGCGGCTCTCAATTCGACGTCTACACGCGCGGCGAATCCGAGGTCGCGTTCCTGCTGGTCGATGCACAGCGCTTCCAGCGTGCGGCGCTGGGCATGGACGAGGCCTTGTGGGCGTCCCGCCTGGCGCAGGGCGGCCTGCTGCATCTACGCAACCAGGATTTCCTGCGCCAGGTGGTGTCGCAGGCGCTGCAGGCCGCGCCGCAGTGGTTGTCGACCGACCAGAACGCCGATTGGCAGGACAGCCTTGCACGCGCGACCCTGAGCGCGCTGCTGCAGGAACTCGGCGCGGCCGCTGATGCGCAGGAGCCTGGCGGACGCGCTTTCCTGGGGCACCTGCATGCGTGGCGCATGGCCAGCCGGGCGCGGGACTTCATCGAGGCGTCGGTGCACCGGCGCCTGACCGTGATGGACGTTTGCCTGGAGCTGGGCGTCAGCCGGCGCACCCTGCAGGACGTCTTCCATCGCGTCCTGGACATGAACCCGGTGGCCTACCTGCGCATGGTGCGGCTGAACCGCGCGCGCCAGGAGTTGTGCAATCCCGGCCTGCCGTTGCCCACCGTCGGCGAGATCGCGGCCCGCTGGGGGTTCCTGCATCCCAGCCAGTTCTCGGTGGACTACCAGCGCATGTTCGGCGAACTGCCGTCGCAGACGCTGCGCCGCTCGGCCGGCCTGCCCGGGGTGGCGCCGCGTGCCGCTGCCCTGTGGCCTGCCGGCCGAGCGGGCGCGCATGACGCGCGCGGGCGCTAG
- a CDS encoding TIGR03862 family flavoprotein, translated as MPDSQIPVAIVGGGPAGLMAADVLSAAGVPVQLFDAMPSVGRKFLLAGRGGLNLTHSEPEPAFLSRYGAAQQALSPALAAFGARDVQAWAAGLGIDTFVGSSGRVFPEGMKAAPLLRAWLHRLRVQGVRFHMRHRWTGWNGDGVLVFRHGADTVPVAAQAVVLALGGASWSRLGSDGAWAPWLVERGVSVAPLVPANCGFETPWSEHFISRYAGEPLKSVAFAVGGEPADAPLAWRVGEALVTAQGIEGGAVYALSAPLRDEIAARGDATLYLDLLPGRDAAWVQDQAAHGRGARSWSSHLRTRLNLHGVKAGLLRECLGAEGYADPATLAAAAKRLPLRLVACRPLDEAISTAGGVRFADMDEAGMLRALPGVFCAGEMTDWEAPTGGYLLTACLAQGVAAGRGAAAWLRGGD; from the coding sequence ATGCCAGATTCCCAGATTCCCGTCGCCATCGTCGGCGGCGGCCCCGCCGGCCTCATGGCGGCCGATGTCCTGTCCGCAGCCGGCGTGCCCGTGCAGCTCTTCGACGCGATGCCTTCGGTGGGCCGCAAGTTCCTGCTGGCCGGGCGTGGCGGATTGAACCTGACGCACAGCGAGCCCGAGCCAGCTTTCCTGTCGCGCTATGGCGCGGCGCAGCAGGCCCTGTCGCCCGCGCTTGCCGCGTTTGGCGCGCGCGACGTCCAGGCATGGGCGGCGGGCTTGGGCATCGACACTTTCGTGGGCTCCTCGGGCCGCGTCTTTCCGGAGGGCATGAAGGCCGCGCCCTTGCTGCGCGCCTGGCTGCACCGCCTGCGCGTGCAAGGCGTGCGTTTCCACATGCGGCACCGCTGGACTGGCTGGAACGGCGACGGCGTCTTGGTGTTCCGCCACGGCGCCGACACCGTGCCGGTGGCGGCGCAGGCCGTGGTGCTGGCCCTGGGCGGCGCAAGCTGGTCACGGCTGGGCTCCGATGGCGCGTGGGCGCCCTGGCTGGTTGAACGCGGCGTGTCCGTGGCGCCGCTGGTGCCGGCCAATTGCGGCTTCGAGACGCCCTGGAGCGAACACTTCATCTCGCGCTACGCAGGCGAACCGCTGAAGTCAGTGGCCTTCGCCGTGGGCGGGGAGCCCGCGGACGCGCCGCTGGCGTGGCGCGTGGGCGAGGCGCTCGTCACGGCGCAGGGAATCGAAGGCGGTGCGGTCTATGCCCTGTCGGCGCCGCTGCGCGACGAGATCGCGGCGCGCGGCGACGCCACGCTTTACCTGGACCTGCTGCCTGGCCGCGATGCCGCCTGGGTGCAGGACCAGGCCGCGCACGGTCGCGGCGCGCGCTCCTGGTCCAGCCACCTGCGCACGCGCCTGAACCTGCATGGGGTCAAGGCGGGCCTGTTGCGCGAATGCCTGGGCGCCGAGGGCTATGCCGATCCGGCCACGCTGGCCGCCGCCGCCAAGCGCCTGCCGCTGCGTCTCGTGGCCTGCCGGCCGTTGGACGAAGCCATCAGCACCGCGGGCGGCGTCCGCTTCGCGGACATGGACGAGGCCGGCATGTTGCGGGCCTTGCCTGGCGTTTTCTGCGCGGGCGAGATGACGGATTGGGAGGCGCCCACGGGAGGCTACCTGCTCACTGCCTGCCTTGCGCAGGGCGTGGCGGCGGGGCGTGGCGCGGCCGCCTGGTTGCGCGGCGGGGACTGA
- a CDS encoding 2-hydroxyacid dehydrogenase — protein MKPILFIRTLVSEAHRARIAEHFDVLYATSAEDIARTLAESGPRIRAVLTTGLMGLTAAQIDAMPNLEVVCALGVGYENIDVAHARQRGIVLANGAGTNDACVADHAFALLLATVRKVLPLDRHTREGGWRATVDMPPGLTGKRLGILGLGAIGRQIARRATAFDMEVGYHSRRARDDAAYPYFSDILSLAQWSDILVLAAPGGPATHHMVNAQVLDALGPQGYVINVARGSVIDTEALASALRERRIAGAGLDVYESEPDAPETLLGFDTLVLTPHVGGWSPEAVNNSVQRFLDNTLGHFAGRGVVSAIPA, from the coding sequence ATGAAACCCATTCTCTTCATCCGCACGCTCGTGTCCGAGGCGCATCGCGCCCGCATCGCCGAACATTTCGACGTCCTGTATGCCACCTCGGCCGAGGACATCGCCCGCACGCTGGCGGAGTCCGGCCCGCGCATCCGCGCGGTGCTGACGACCGGCCTGATGGGCCTGACCGCCGCGCAGATCGACGCCATGCCGAACCTGGAGGTCGTCTGCGCGCTGGGCGTGGGCTACGAGAACATCGATGTCGCGCACGCCCGCCAGCGCGGCATCGTGCTGGCCAACGGGGCCGGCACCAATGACGCCTGCGTCGCCGACCACGCCTTCGCGCTGTTGCTGGCCACGGTGCGCAAGGTGCTGCCCCTGGACCGTCACACGCGCGAGGGCGGCTGGCGCGCCACCGTCGACATGCCGCCCGGCCTCACGGGCAAGCGCCTGGGCATCCTGGGCCTGGGCGCCATCGGCCGCCAGATCGCGCGCCGCGCCACGGCCTTCGACATGGAAGTGGGCTACCACAGCCGCCGCGCACGCGACGACGCCGCGTATCCCTACTTCTCCGACATCCTGTCGCTGGCGCAATGGAGCGACATCCTGGTGCTGGCCGCGCCCGGCGGCCCCGCCACGCATCACATGGTGAACGCCCAGGTGCTGGATGCCCTGGGCCCGCAAGGTTATGTGATCAACGTGGCGCGCGGCAGCGTCATCGACACCGAGGCCCTGGCCAGCGCGCTGCGCGAGCGCCGCATCGCCGGCGCGGGCCTGGACGTCTACGAGAGCGAGCCCGACGCGCCGGAAACGCTGCTGGGCTTCGACACGCTGGTGCTCACGCCGCACGTGGGAGGCTGGTCGCCCGAAGCCGTCAACAACTCGGTGCAGCGTTTCCTGGACAACACGCTGGGCCATTTCGCCGGCCGCGGCGTGGTGTCCGCCATCCCGGCATGA
- a CDS encoding HD domain-containing phosphohydrolase encodes MHTPPKWKVRFYLLPTLLLAAFVILLALITLSILASKFDTMARDSAQTLFSQVAQRNADPLQATLETVRRTVAQQARRNARQLLLHDRLDRASLVPMLIATLRATPQAYSFFYGMENDEFLQVIGVRADPAVIAVLQAPSGTAFAIRHITPDTPDFRRRETWTFVDEDEAVLAEYEQRAAYVPRTRQWYTTARVRPGLQVSEPYVYDSLRDLGLTLSQALEGGAGVFGADVALRGLEGFAAASLRGLDGGLIVTGPDGQVLAAHAEQRFVGQLVPTLASVDGLGNPYFAAAGPLLSEADGSRIVKVQGEHFAYANRAVPITPADALHVVAFSPMSLYSGQIRQARDDIMVFAAITLLICMPLVFLMARRIAGTLDTLTRESKRIQRMDFSGDEPVRSVFYEIDLLGSAHHTMKTAIRERSKALDEAMGRLARLVENGVQLSARRTHDEVLRQTAESARQLVGAQAAQFWLADVAGSLTLAAVAGMAEAPDTRVAVPHAGLAMPRGWQPGVVADPCAWVAVSHEPLLLIGSEEGFDLSAQQRLLGELPRGFMAVPVLARGNKLLGVLALANARDAAGEAARGFAPSGLRYVQTLVSQSGIALENLDLLRQQRELMESLIRLIAGAIDTKSAHTGAHCARVPELARMLAQEACHVQEGPLASFSFQTEDEWTEFRIGTWLHDCGKVTTPEHVVDKATKLETLNNRIHEIRTRFEVLLRDARIAQLEGVQQGGDPAALQAAYEARRAQLMADFALVAECNIGSESMPVEQVARLKEIGAQTWMRHFDDRLGLSHDEERRLEGVPAPALPTRETLLQDKPNHIIPRTAAQRYDPRYGFKMDVPDHLYNFGELYNLSIERGTLTAEERYKINEHIVQTIVMLDQLPFPPNLSRVGEYAGTHHETLMGTGYPRRLDERQLSVPARIMAIADIFEALTASDRPYKKARRLSEAVRILASFKRRRHIDGDLFDLFLTSGVYRRYAERYLAPSQIDDVDIRDYVGA; translated from the coding sequence ATGCACACGCCGCCGAAGTGGAAGGTTCGTTTCTATCTCCTGCCCACCCTCCTGCTGGCAGCGTTCGTCATCCTGCTCGCGCTGATCACCCTGAGCATCCTCGCGTCGAAGTTCGACACGATGGCGCGCGACAGCGCCCAGACCCTGTTCTCGCAGGTGGCGCAGCGCAATGCCGATCCCCTGCAGGCGACGCTGGAGACGGTGCGACGCACCGTCGCGCAGCAGGCCCGCCGCAACGCCCGACAGCTCTTGCTGCATGACAGGCTGGACCGCGCCTCGCTCGTCCCCATGCTGATTGCCACGCTGCGCGCCACGCCGCAGGCCTACAGCTTCTTCTATGGCATGGAGAACGACGAGTTCCTGCAGGTGATCGGCGTGCGCGCCGATCCGGCCGTGATCGCCGTGCTGCAGGCGCCGTCGGGCACCGCCTTCGCCATCCGCCACATCACGCCGGATACGCCGGACTTCCGGCGCCGGGAAACCTGGACCTTCGTCGATGAGGACGAGGCCGTGCTGGCGGAGTATGAGCAGCGCGCCGCCTACGTGCCGCGAACGCGCCAGTGGTATACGACCGCGCGTGTGCGGCCTGGCCTGCAGGTCAGCGAGCCCTATGTCTACGACTCCCTGCGGGATCTTGGCCTGACCCTGTCCCAGGCGCTGGAGGGCGGGGCGGGTGTCTTCGGGGCGGACGTGGCCCTGCGCGGCCTGGAAGGATTCGCCGCGGCGTCGTTGCGGGGCCTGGACGGCGGGCTCATCGTCACCGGCCCGGACGGTCAGGTGCTGGCCGCGCATGCCGAGCAGCGCTTCGTGGGCCAGCTCGTGCCGACCCTGGCGTCCGTCGATGGACTGGGCAATCCCTATTTTGCGGCGGCAGGCCCTTTGCTGAGCGAGGCCGACGGCAGCCGCATCGTCAAGGTCCAGGGCGAGCACTTTGCCTATGCCAATCGCGCGGTGCCGATCACGCCTGCCGATGCGCTGCACGTCGTGGCCTTCTCGCCGATGAGCCTGTATTCGGGCCAGATCCGGCAGGCGCGCGATGACATCATGGTCTTCGCCGCCATCACGCTGCTCATCTGCATGCCGCTGGTCTTCCTGATGGCCCGCCGCATCGCCGGCACGCTGGATACGCTGACGCGGGAGTCCAAGCGCATCCAGCGCATGGACTTCAGTGGCGACGAGCCGGTGCGCTCGGTCTTCTATGAGATCGACCTGCTGGGCAGCGCGCATCACACGATGAAGACCGCCATACGGGAACGCAGCAAGGCGCTGGACGAAGCCATGGGCCGGCTGGCACGCCTGGTGGAAAATGGCGTGCAGCTGTCCGCGCGGCGCACGCATGATGAAGTGTTGCGCCAAACAGCAGAGAGCGCGCGGCAATTGGTGGGCGCGCAGGCCGCGCAGTTCTGGCTGGCCGACGTCGCGGGCAGCCTGACGCTGGCGGCCGTGGCCGGCATGGCCGAAGCACCGGACACGCGCGTGGCCGTGCCGCATGCAGGACTGGCCATGCCGCGCGGCTGGCAACCGGGTGTCGTGGCGGACCCTTGCGCCTGGGTGGCCGTCAGCCACGAACCCCTGCTGCTGATCGGCAGCGAAGAGGGCTTCGACCTGTCCGCGCAGCAGCGGCTTCTGGGCGAGTTGCCGCGCGGTTTCATGGCCGTGCCGGTGCTGGCGCGCGGCAACAAGTTGCTGGGCGTGCTGGCGTTGGCCAATGCGCGGGATGCCGCGGGCGAGGCCGCCCGCGGTTTCGCGCCCAGCGGCCTGCGCTACGTGCAGACGCTGGTGTCGCAGTCCGGCATTGCGCTGGAGAACCTGGACCTGCTGCGCCAGCAGCGCGAACTGATGGAGTCACTGATCCGCCTGATCGCAGGCGCCATCGATACCAAGAGCGCACACACCGGCGCGCATTGCGCGCGCGTGCCGGAACTGGCGCGGATGCTGGCGCAAGAGGCTTGTCACGTGCAGGAGGGGCCTTTGGCCAGCTTCAGTTTCCAGACCGAGGACGAGTGGACCGAGTTCCGGATCGGTACCTGGCTGCACGACTGCGGCAAGGTGACCACGCCGGAGCACGTGGTGGACAAGGCCACCAAGCTGGAGACGCTCAACAATCGCATCCACGAAATCCGGACGCGTTTCGAGGTGCTGTTGCGCGATGCGCGCATCGCGCAACTGGAAGGCGTTCAGCAGGGGGGCGATCCGGCGGCCCTGCAGGCGGCCTACGAGGCCCGGCGTGCGCAGCTCATGGCGGACTTCGCGCTGGTGGCCGAGTGCAATATCGGCAGCGAGTCCATGCCCGTGGAACAGGTCGCGCGCTTGAAGGAAATCGGCGCACAGACCTGGATGCGGCACTTCGATGACCGCCTGGGCCTGTCGCACGACGAGGAACGCCGCCTGGAAGGCGTGCCGGCGCCGGCGCTGCCGACCCGGGAGACGCTGCTGCAGGACAAGCCCAACCACATCATCCCGCGTACCGCAGCCCAGCGCTATGACCCGCGCTATGGCTTCAAGATGGACGTGCCGGATCACCTGTACAACTTCGGCGAACTCTATAACCTGAGCATCGAGCGGGGCACGCTGACGGCGGAGGAGCGCTACAAGATCAACGAGCACATCGTGCAGACCATCGTGATGCTGGACCAGTTGCCGTTCCCGCCGAACCTCAGCCGGGTGGGCGAATACGCCGGCACGCACCACGAGACGCTGATGGGCACCGGCTATCCGCGCCGGCTGGACGAACGGCAATTGTCCGTGCCCGCGCGCATCATGGCGATTGCCGACATCTTCGAAGCCCTGACCGCCTCGGACCGGCCCTACAAGAAGGCCAGGCGCCTGTCCGAGGCCGTGCGCATCCTGGCGTCGTTCAAGCGCAGGCGCCACATCGACGGCGACCTGTTCGATCTCTTCCTGACCTCCGGGGTCTACCGCCGTTATGCCGAGCGCTACCTGGCGCCCTCGCAGATCGACGACGTGGATATCCGGGACTACGTGGGCGCCTGA
- a CDS encoding YvdQ family spore coat protein, which produces MSSLTAAVTSVSRDKACVSEVILFCGMSAWITGGQTLFEAYPIPQAAGFSDVSADAPQLFQDVVHTVSAHALHRHAVSLRVCKTKVMNPAEK; this is translated from the coding sequence ATGTCCTCGCTGACCGCTGCGGTGACATCCGTGTCGAGGGATAAGGCTTGTGTCTCTGAGGTGATCTTGTTCTGCGGCATGTCGGCTTGGATAACGGGCGGTCAGACATTGTTTGAAGCCTATCCGATACCCCAAGCCGCAGGCTTTTCAGATGTTTCGGCAGATGCGCCCCAGCTGTTTCAAGACGTAGTGCACACCGTGTCGGCGCATGCATTGCACCGCCATGCCGTCTCATTGCGGGTCTGCAAGACAAAGGTCATGAACCCGGCAGAAAAGTAA
- a CDS encoding RraA family protein encodes MSPVGLRILARPASPFPATLPNQFAEVGSAQISDCMNRLYGVVGLSPRHAPTAARMAGVAITVKTRPGDNLLIHKAISLAQPGDVIVVDGAGELTQALVGELMAMDAQGRGVAGFVIDGAIRDADVFAREAFPCFARGVSHKGPYKSGPGEINVPVSVGGQVVNPGDVVVGDADGVVVIPADVAEAVLVLALKKEANEASIKEKIRAGTYAKPWMDSALAALQGGK; translated from the coding sequence ATGTCCCCCGTCGGTCTACGCATCCTCGCTCGACCCGCCTCGCCTTTCCCCGCGACCCTTCCCAACCAGTTTGCCGAAGTGGGCTCCGCCCAGATCAGCGACTGCATGAATCGCCTGTATGGCGTGGTGGGCCTGTCGCCCCGCCACGCGCCGACGGCCGCCCGCATGGCCGGCGTCGCGATCACGGTCAAGACCCGTCCGGGCGACAACCTGCTGATCCACAAGGCCATCTCGCTCGCCCAGCCCGGCGACGTGATCGTGGTCGACGGCGCCGGTGAGCTGACCCAAGCGCTGGTCGGCGAACTGATGGCCATGGATGCCCAAGGCCGCGGCGTGGCCGGCTTCGTCATCGACGGCGCCATCCGCGATGCCGATGTCTTCGCCCGCGAGGCGTTCCCCTGCTTCGCACGCGGCGTCTCGCACAAGGGCCCGTACAAGAGCGGCCCTGGTGAAATCAACGTGCCCGTGAGCGTCGGCGGCCAGGTGGTCAACCCCGGCGACGTGGTCGTCGGCGACGCCGACGGCGTGGTCGTGATTCCGGCCGACGTGGCCGAGGCCGTGCTGGTCCTGGCCCTGAAGAAGGAAGCCAACGAGGCCTCCATCAAGGAGAAGATCCGCGCCGGCACCTATGCCAAGCCGTGGATGGACAGCGCCCTGGCCGCGCTGCAGGGAGGCAAGTGA